DNA from Kitasatospora herbaricolor:
GGTCGCCGCGCCGGGGTGGGTGAGCTCGCCGTCGCCGACCGCGATCTTGTTGTCCAGCACCACGTCGCAGTGGTCCTTGAGGTAGGTGCCGGAGGGGTGCTGGGAGCTGACCTCGGCCGGGTAGGCCAGCGAGGTCAGGCCGATCACCCGGATGCCCCGGGAACGGGCGTGCGCGGCCAGCTCGACCGGCATCACCTGGCGGCCGGAGAGCGAGATGACGAACAACAGGTCCCCGGCCCGGGCCGGGGTGTGGTCCAGGGTGGTGGTGGCGAGGCCGGAGACCCGCTCCAGGGCGCTGGCGAGCGGGGCCGGGCGCACCGTGACGCCCGCCATCCCGGGGACGTCCAGCAGGTTCACCGGGACGAGTCCGCCGGCCCGGTAGACCACATCCTGGGCAGCCAGCGAAGAATGTCCGGCGCCGTAGGTGAAGACCCGCTGCCCGCCGGCGAGGGCGTCCGCGAGGAGTTCCGCGGCGCGCTCGATGTTGCCCGCCTCCTCGGCCCGGACCCGCTGCAGGTGGCCGATCGCGGCGTCGAAGTACTGTCCGACCAGGTCACTCATCGGGGCCTGCGCTCTCTGCCGGGTCGGGGCGCCCGGCCGCTGGGGCGGCCGGGTGGTCCAGACCGCCAGTGGAGAAAGCTACGGCGAGCACCGTGGTGCCTGGAGCCTGCGACTGTCAACAGGGACGAAATGCGCCCGGGAACACCACCGTCTGGATCCGGTTGTCATTGCGGTAGGTCAGAATTGACGGTGAGGACACCGAGGAACGGAGCCAGCGGCGATGTCTGGGCTGATCGACACGACCGAGATGTACCTTCGCACCATTCTGGAGCTGGAGGAAGAAGGCATCACCCCGATGCGCGCCCGGATCGCGGAGCGCCTGGAGCAGAGCGGCCCCACCGTCAGCCAGACCGTCGGCCGGATGGAGCGTGACGGCCTGCTGCAGGTCGCCGGCGACCGGCACCTCGAACTCACCGAGGAGGGCCGCCGGCTCGCCGTGCGGGTGATGCGCAAGCACCGCATCGCCGAGTGCCTGCTGGTCGACGTCATCGGCCTGGAGTGGGAGCAGGTGCACGAGGAGGCCTGTCGCTGGGAGCACGTGATGAGCGAGACGGTCGAGCGCAAGGTGCTCGCCATGCTCGGTCACCCCACGCAGTCCCCGTACGGCAACCCCATCCCCGGGCTGGACGAGCTGGGCGACACCAAGGCGGAGGGGGAGGGCTTCGACGCCGCCCTGGTCACCCTGGACGCGCTGCGGCCCGGCGACGGCGGGGCCAGCGTGGTCGTCCGCCGGATCGGCGAGCCGATCCAGACCGACGGCGACCTGATGCGCACGCTGCGCCGCGCGGGCATCCGCCCGGGCGCGACCGTGCAGGTGGCCACCGGCCCCGGCGGGGTCCGGGTGGGCACCGGCGAGGACGCGGCCGAGCTGGGCAAGGAGATCGCCGCGCACGTGTTCGTGGCGCTGGCCTGACCCCCCCCCGGGTCGGCCCGCTCCGGCGAAGGCCGCGAGGAAGCACCGCGAGGGCCCGGTACGTCCCCACGTACCGGGCCCTCGCGTTCCCCACCCCGTTCCCTCCCCACCCCCTGGTCCCCGCCCTGTCCCTCCCGTCCCCCGCTCCGTGCCACCTGGCCACCCCGAGCCCGGCCGGTGTCACGCCCCCCGGTTCCCTCCCCGTCCCCTCCTGGTCCCGCCCCGGTTCCCTCCCCGCCCCCTGTT
Protein-coding regions in this window:
- a CDS encoding sugar isomerase domain-containing protein codes for the protein MSDLVGQYFDAAIGHLQRVRAEEAGNIERAAELLADALAGGQRVFTYGAGHSSLAAQDVVYRAGGLVPVNLLDVPGMAGVTVRPAPLASALERVSGLATTTLDHTPARAGDLLFVISLSGRQVMPVELAAHARSRGIRVIGLTSLAYPAEVSSQHPSGTYLKDHCDVVLDNKIAVGDGELTHPGAATTFGPVSTIVTSALMQAVVASAVGRLADRGIEPPLFRSGNVDGGTEWNAKVMADNAERIFYTF
- a CDS encoding metal-dependent transcriptional regulator produces the protein MSGLIDTTEMYLRTILELEEEGITPMRARIAERLEQSGPTVSQTVGRMERDGLLQVAGDRHLELTEEGRRLAVRVMRKHRIAECLLVDVIGLEWEQVHEEACRWEHVMSETVERKVLAMLGHPTQSPYGNPIPGLDELGDTKAEGEGFDAALVTLDALRPGDGGASVVVRRIGEPIQTDGDLMRTLRRAGIRPGATVQVATGPGGVRVGTGEDAAELGKEIAAHVFVALA